In Antricoccus suffuscus, the following are encoded in one genomic region:
- a CDS encoding VOC family protein, giving the protein MIRALDHVNIASTDVPATRSAYEALLGRAADADNRCQTPNIGLVIESAQKSGVRSAVFAADDFASTTRLIQRRGVELVVDGRSATTDVNGLTLGIIEREEPPAVDPDDAAAAILGLDHIVVHTTYPDRAVALFGARMGLDLRLDRTFVERSARQLFFRCGDLVVEIVVDLRKVGDDEDDRFWGLAWRARDAAAAHERLAGQGVEISELRTGRKKGTRVFTVKDHALGVPTLVIGS; this is encoded by the coding sequence ATGATCCGGGCACTGGACCACGTCAATATCGCGTCAACGGACGTGCCCGCGACGCGGTCGGCTTACGAAGCTCTGCTGGGGCGCGCCGCCGACGCGGACAACAGATGCCAGACCCCGAACATTGGATTAGTGATCGAGTCTGCGCAGAAGTCGGGCGTACGTTCGGCGGTGTTCGCCGCCGACGATTTCGCGTCGACGACGCGGCTCATCCAGCGTCGGGGTGTCGAGCTCGTCGTGGACGGCCGGAGCGCCACCACGGACGTGAATGGCCTCACGCTCGGAATCATCGAGCGGGAGGAGCCGCCGGCGGTCGACCCAGACGATGCCGCCGCCGCGATCTTGGGGCTGGACCACATCGTCGTGCATACGACATACCCGGACCGCGCGGTCGCGTTGTTTGGCGCGAGAATGGGTCTTGATCTGAGACTGGACCGTACATTCGTCGAGCGTTCCGCGCGTCAGCTGTTCTTCCGTTGTGGGGACTTAGTAGTCGAGATTGTCGTCGACCTGCGCAAGGTGGGCGACGACGAGGACGACCGGTTTTGGGGACTCGCGTGGCGGGCACGCGACGCGGCCGCCGCTCACGAACGGCTGGCCGGTCAGGGAGTCGAGATATCTGAGCTACGGACGGGTCGCAAGAAGGGCACGCGCGTATTCACAGTCAAAGACCATGCTCTTGGTGTGCCGACATTGGTGATCGGGTCGTAG
- the rox gene encoding rifampin monooxygenase: MFDVVIAGCGPTGAMLAAELRLHDVRVCVLEKETEPASFVRIVGLHIRSLELMAMRGLLERILEHGRQRPAGGFFAAIATPAPEGLDSAHAYLLGIQHPVLVDLLENHALELGAQVRRGRAVADFEQDDEGVTIELAGGEQVRTRYLVGCDGGRSTVRKLLGVAFPGEPSRTETLMGEMDVGTPQDEIAAKVREIGETTKQFWIRPAAVGVYQVVVPAAGVSDRAEPPTLEDFKQQLRTIAGTDFGVHSPRWLSRFGDATRQAEHYRVGRVLLAGDAAHIHPPTGGQGLNLGVQDAVNLGWKLAAHIRGWAPQALLDTYQTERHPVAARVLDNTRAQMELQSAEPGPQAVRRLLTELMDFNEVNRYLIEKITAIDIRYDFGTGPDLLGRRLRDIDVAHGRLYDLLHRGRGLLLDRTDTLTVDGWSDRVDYLADPTAALDAPCVLLRPDGHVAWIGDDQHDLDDHLSRWFGKAVT; the protein is encoded by the coding sequence ATGTTCGACGTAGTCATTGCCGGGTGCGGACCGACTGGCGCGATGCTGGCGGCCGAACTACGGCTGCACGATGTGCGCGTATGCGTGCTGGAAAAGGAGACCGAGCCCGCGTCGTTCGTGCGGATAGTGGGCCTGCATATTCGCAGTCTCGAGCTGATGGCAATGCGCGGCCTGCTAGAGCGCATTCTCGAACACGGAAGACAACGTCCGGCCGGAGGTTTCTTCGCTGCCATTGCCACACCCGCGCCCGAAGGGCTGGATTCCGCGCACGCCTACCTTCTGGGCATCCAACATCCGGTCCTCGTTGACTTGCTCGAGAATCACGCGCTCGAACTGGGTGCGCAGGTCCGGCGCGGTCGTGCGGTGGCCGATTTCGAGCAGGACGACGAGGGTGTGACCATCGAGCTGGCCGGAGGCGAGCAGGTGCGGACGCGCTATCTCGTCGGCTGTGACGGCGGGCGCAGTACCGTGCGCAAACTGCTCGGCGTCGCCTTCCCCGGCGAGCCCTCACGGACCGAGACGCTGATGGGCGAAATGGACGTGGGGACGCCGCAAGACGAAATCGCGGCCAAAGTGAGAGAAATCGGCGAGACCACTAAGCAATTCTGGATCCGACCCGCAGCTGTTGGGGTCTATCAAGTCGTCGTCCCCGCCGCTGGAGTCAGCGACCGCGCGGAACCACCTACCCTCGAGGATTTCAAACAACAGTTGCGGACCATCGCCGGAACGGATTTCGGCGTCCACTCCCCGCGCTGGTTGTCCCGCTTCGGAGATGCCACCCGACAAGCCGAACATTATCGGGTCGGGCGGGTGCTGCTGGCCGGCGACGCGGCACACATCCATCCACCCACCGGCGGGCAGGGCCTCAACCTGGGCGTTCAGGACGCGGTCAACCTCGGCTGGAAGCTGGCCGCTCACATTCGCGGCTGGGCGCCGCAAGCGCTGCTGGACACTTACCAGACTGAGCGCCATCCGGTCGCCGCCCGCGTGCTCGATAACACCCGCGCCCAGATGGAACTGCAGTCCGCCGAACCGGGACCGCAAGCCGTACGCAGGCTGCTCACCGAACTGATGGACTTCAACGAGGTGAACCGCTATCTGATTGAGAAGATCACTGCGATAGACATCCGCTACGACTTCGGCACCGGCCCCGACCTGCTCGGCCGCCGCCTGCGCGACATCGACGTGGCACACGGCCGTCTCTACGACCTCCTCCATCGCGGCCGCGGACTACTACTGGATCGCACCGACACCCTGACCGTCGACGGCTGGTCAGACCGCGTCGATTACCTCGCGGATCCGACGGCGGCACTGGATGCACCGTGCGTCCTGCTGCGCCCCGACGGCCACGTCGCCTGGATCGGCGACGATCAGCATGACTTGGACGACCACCTGTCCCGCTGGTTCGGCAAGGCCGTCACTTGA
- a CDS encoding alanine racemase: MTPQRTDQLQTPALIVDNDLLQQNLDTMATALPGARLRPHVKAHKCTALARRQYDVGHHGFTCATIREVEGMAKAGLGEDLLLANEVLDMSRLGVLVTEGHRITVAVDSAQTVKAAHDAGLREVVVDVNVGLPRCGCAPEDAGTLADLARSNGLHVRGVMGYEGHLMMAEPIAEKRHRTEESMELLLRAHEDVGGELVTAGGTGTYAVNTWANEIQAGSYALMDTAYGSLDIPFAQALSVLGTVISVSPKWAVADVGLKALGMDHGNPSIPGARVLFCSDEHITFAPEEPVSVGDLVHVLPAHVDPTVALHEALYLVHGDEILERWTVDLRGW, translated from the coding sequence ATGACTCCTCAGCGCACCGATCAACTTCAGACGCCCGCCCTAATCGTGGATAACGACCTGCTTCAGCAGAATCTCGACACGATGGCGACCGCGCTGCCGGGTGCCAGACTGCGCCCACATGTCAAGGCGCACAAGTGCACTGCGCTTGCGAGGCGGCAGTACGACGTCGGGCATCACGGCTTTACCTGCGCCACGATCCGCGAGGTCGAGGGAATGGCCAAGGCGGGGCTCGGCGAGGACCTACTGCTCGCCAACGAAGTCCTCGACATGTCGCGCCTCGGCGTACTCGTCACCGAAGGACACCGCATCACTGTCGCCGTCGACTCTGCGCAAACCGTCAAGGCCGCGCACGACGCCGGCCTTCGCGAAGTCGTCGTCGATGTCAATGTCGGCCTGCCGCGCTGCGGCTGTGCCCCTGAAGATGCCGGCACGCTCGCGGACCTCGCGCGCAGTAATGGCCTGCACGTGCGTGGTGTCATGGGCTACGAAGGCCACCTGATGATGGCCGAGCCCATTGCCGAGAAACGCCATCGCACCGAAGAGTCTATGGAGCTGTTGCTACGCGCTCACGAGGACGTCGGTGGCGAACTGGTCACCGCTGGCGGCACGGGTACCTATGCGGTCAATACGTGGGCTAACGAAATCCAGGCGGGTTCGTACGCATTGATGGATACGGCTTACGGCTCGCTCGACATCCCTTTTGCGCAAGCATTGTCCGTGCTCGGTACCGTCATCTCGGTCAGCCCGAAGTGGGCGGTCGCCGACGTGGGACTCAAGGCATTGGGAATGGACCATGGCAACCCTTCGATACCGGGCGCGAGGGTGCTCTTCTGCTCAGATGAGCACATTACCTTTGCCCCAGAAGAGCCCGTTTCCGTTGGCGACTTGGTGCATGTCCTGCCGGCGCACGTCGACCCGACGGTCGCGTTGCACGAGGCGCTGTACCTCGTGCATGGGGACGAGATTCTCGAACGCTGGACCGTGGACCTACGTGGCTGGTAG